The following are from one region of the Streptomyces rubrogriseus genome:
- a CDS encoding NADH:flavin oxidoreductase, translating into MTVTPAEAATRAAQLLARPATLNGLTVPNRIAMAPMTRMFSPGGVPGEDVVSYYSRRAAAGVGLIVTEGTYVGHDSAGQSDRVPRFHGEEQLAGWAKVAEAVHAAGGTIVPQLWHIGMVRKEGQPPFAAAPAVGPSGLRIGEDEPTGRAMTRRDLDDVVGAFAESAAAAERIGFDGVEIHGAHGYLVDQFLWSGTNRRTDAYGGDPVARTRFAAEIVAAVRETVSPDFPVIFRYSQWKQEAYDARLAETPEELEAILAPLASAGVDAFHASTRRYWLPEFQDSDLNLAGWTKKLTGKAAITVGSVGLDGDFNRSFQGEGAPVRSLDNLLDRMERDEFDLVAVGRALLQDPRWAEKVLAGRFDELAPYDAAAIKTLS; encoded by the coding sequence GTGACCGTCACCCCCGCCGAGGCCGCCACCCGCGCCGCCCAGCTCCTCGCCCGCCCGGCCACGCTCAACGGCCTCACCGTGCCCAACCGCATCGCGATGGCGCCGATGACCCGGATGTTCTCCCCGGGCGGCGTCCCCGGCGAGGACGTGGTGTCGTACTACTCCCGTCGTGCCGCCGCCGGAGTCGGACTGATCGTCACCGAGGGCACCTACGTCGGCCACGACTCGGCCGGGCAGAGCGACCGCGTCCCGCGCTTCCACGGCGAGGAGCAGCTCGCCGGGTGGGCGAAGGTCGCCGAGGCGGTGCACGCGGCGGGCGGCACGATCGTGCCGCAGCTGTGGCACATCGGCATGGTCCGCAAGGAGGGCCAGCCGCCCTTCGCGGCCGCCCCCGCCGTCGGCCCGTCCGGCCTGCGCATCGGCGAGGACGAGCCGACCGGCAGGGCGATGACCCGGCGCGACCTGGACGACGTCGTCGGCGCCTTCGCCGAGTCGGCCGCGGCCGCCGAGCGCATCGGCTTCGACGGCGTGGAGATCCACGGCGCCCACGGCTACCTCGTCGACCAGTTCCTGTGGTCCGGCACCAACCGCCGTACCGACGCCTACGGCGGCGACCCGGTGGCCCGGACCAGGTTCGCCGCCGAGATCGTGGCCGCCGTACGGGAGACGGTCTCCCCGGACTTCCCCGTGATCTTCCGCTACTCCCAGTGGAAGCAGGAGGCCTACGACGCCCGCCTCGCCGAGACCCCGGAAGAGCTGGAGGCCATCCTCGCCCCGCTCGCCTCGGCCGGTGTCGACGCCTTCCACGCCTCCACCCGCCGCTACTGGCTCCCGGAGTTCCAGGACTCGGACCTCAACCTCGCCGGCTGGACCAAGAAGCTCACCGGCAAGGCGGCCATCACCGTCGGCTCGGTCGGCCTCGACGGCGACTTCAACAGGTCCTTCCAGGGCGAGGGCGCCCCCGTCCGCAGCCTCGACAACCTCCTCGACCGCATGGAACGCGACGAGTTCGACCTCGTCGCCGTCGGCCGCGCGCTGCTCCAGGACCCGCGGTGGGCCGAGAAGGTCCTCGCCGGACGCTTCGACGAACTCGCCCCGTACGACGCGGCGGCGATCAAGACCCTGAGCTGA
- the groL gene encoding chaperonin GroEL (60 kDa chaperone family; promotes refolding of misfolded polypeptides especially under stressful conditions; forms two stacked rings of heptamers to form a barrel-shaped 14mer; ends can be capped by GroES; misfolded proteins enter the barrel where they are refolded when GroES binds), translated as MAKIIAFDEEARRGLERGMNQLADAVKVTLGPKGRNVVLEKKWGAPTITNDGVSIAKEIELEDPYEKIGAELVKEVAKKTDDVAGDGTTTATVLAQALVKEGLRNVAAGANPMALKRGIEKAVEAVSAALLEQAKDVETKEQIASTASISAADTQIGELIAEAMDKVGKEGVITVEESQTFGLELELTEGMRFDKGYISAYFATDMERMEASLDDPYILIANSKIGNVKDLLPLLEKVMQSGKPLLIIAEDVEGEALSTLVVNKIRGTFKSVAVKAPGFGDRRKAMLGDIAILTGGEVISEEVGLKLENATLDLLGSARKVVITKDETTIVDGAGSADQVQGRVNQIRAEIENSDSDYDREKLQERLAKLAGGVAVIKAGAATEVELKERKHRIEDAVRNAKAAVEEGIVAGGGVALLQASQVFEKLELSGDEATGANAVKLALEAPLKQIAVNGGLEGGVVVEKVRNLTVGHGLNAASGEYVDMIAEGIIDPAKVTRSALQNAASIAALFLTTEAVIADKPEKAAPAGAPGGMPGGDMDF; from the coding sequence ATGGCCAAGATCATCGCGTTCGACGAGGAGGCGCGGCGCGGCCTCGAGCGCGGCATGAACCAGCTCGCGGACGCCGTCAAGGTGACGCTCGGCCCCAAGGGCCGCAACGTCGTCCTCGAGAAGAAGTGGGGCGCCCCCACGATCACCAACGATGGTGTCTCCATCGCCAAGGAGATCGAGCTCGAGGACCCGTACGAGAAGATCGGCGCCGAGCTGGTCAAGGAAGTCGCCAAGAAGACGGACGACGTCGCCGGTGACGGAACGACCACCGCGACCGTTCTCGCCCAGGCCCTGGTCAAGGAAGGCCTGCGCAACGTCGCGGCCGGCGCCAACCCGATGGCCCTGAAGCGCGGCATCGAGAAGGCCGTCGAGGCCGTCTCCGCCGCCCTGCTGGAGCAGGCCAAGGACGTCGAGACCAAGGAGCAGATCGCCTCCACGGCCTCCATCTCCGCCGCCGACACCCAGATCGGCGAGCTCATCGCCGAGGCCATGGACAAGGTCGGCAAGGAAGGCGTCATCACCGTCGAGGAGTCCCAGACCTTCGGTCTGGAGCTGGAGCTCACCGAGGGTATGCGCTTCGACAAGGGCTACATCTCGGCGTACTTCGCCACCGACATGGAGCGTATGGAGGCGTCGCTCGACGACCCGTACATCCTGATCGCCAACTCCAAGATCGGCAACGTCAAGGACCTGCTGCCGCTCCTGGAGAAGGTCATGCAGTCGGGCAAGCCGCTGCTGATCATCGCCGAGGACGTCGAGGGCGAGGCCCTGTCGACCCTCGTCGTCAACAAGATCCGCGGCACCTTCAAGTCCGTCGCCGTCAAGGCCCCGGGCTTCGGCGACCGCCGCAAGGCCATGCTCGGCGACATCGCCATCCTCACGGGTGGTGAGGTCATCTCCGAGGAGGTCGGCCTCAAGCTGGAGAACGCCACGCTGGACCTGCTGGGCAGCGCGCGCAAGGTCGTCATCACCAAGGACGAGACCACGATCGTGGACGGCGCCGGTTCGGCCGACCAGGTCCAGGGCCGCGTCAACCAGATCCGCGCCGAGATCGAGAACAGCGACTCGGACTACGACCGCGAGAAGCTCCAGGAGCGTCTGGCGAAGCTGGCCGGCGGCGTGGCCGTCATCAAGGCCGGTGCCGCCACCGAGGTCGAGCTCAAGGAGCGCAAGCACCGCATCGAGGACGCCGTTCGCAACGCGAAGGCGGCCGTCGAGGAGGGCATCGTCGCCGGTGGTGGCGTGGCCCTGCTCCAGGCCTCCCAGGTCTTCGAGAAGCTGGAGCTGTCGGGTGACGAGGCGACCGGCGCCAACGCCGTGAAGCTCGCCCTGGAGGCCCCGCTGAAGCAGATCGCCGTCAACGGCGGTCTCGAGGGCGGCGTCGTCGTGGAGAAGGTCCGCAACCTGACCGTCGGCCACGGCCTGAACGCCGCCTCCGGTGAGTACGTCGACATGATCGCCGAGGGCATCATCGACCCGGCGAAGGTGACCCGCTCTGCCCTGCAGAACGCCGCCTCCATCGCCGCGCTGTTCCTCACCACCGAGGCCGTCATCGCCGACAAGCCCGAGAAGGCCGCTCCGGCGGGCGCCCCGGGCGGCATGCCGGGCGGTGACATGGACTTCTGA
- a CDS encoding cold-shock protein, with translation MAQGTVKWFNAEKGYGFIAVDGGADVFVHYSAIQMDGYRTLEEGQRVEFEISQGQKGPQADMVRLSA, from the coding sequence ATGGCTCAGGGCACCGTCAAGTGGTTCAACGCGGAGAAGGGGTACGGCTTCATCGCGGTCGACGGTGGTGCGGATGTTTTCGTCCACTACAGCGCGATTCAGATGGACGGCTACCGCACCCTCGAAGAAGGCCAGCGGGTCGAGTTCGAGATCTCGCAGGGTCAGAAGGGCCCGCAGGCCGACATGGTTCGCCTCAGCGCCTGA
- a CDS encoding MoaD/ThiS family protein: MSVTVRIPTILRTYTGGKAEVSADGANLGEVISDLEKNHTGIAARVLDDQGKLRRFVNVYVNDDDVRFEQGLQTATPDGAGVSIIPAVAGG; encoded by the coding sequence ATGAGCGTGACCGTTCGCATCCCGACCATCCTGCGCACCTACACCGGCGGCAAGGCCGAGGTGAGCGCCGACGGGGCCAACCTCGGGGAGGTCATCTCCGACCTGGAGAAGAACCACACCGGCATCGCCGCCCGCGTCCTGGACGACCAGGGCAAGCTGCGCCGCTTCGTCAACGTCTACGTCAACGACGACGACGTCCGCTTCGAGCAGGGCCTTCAGACGGCGACGCCGGACGGCGCGGGCGTCTCGATCATCCCGGCGGTCGCCGGCGGCTGA
- the thrC gene encoding threonine synthase has translation MAVQTAETSTNPADGTVDLGPAAALSCRECGHRVPLGPVFACEECFGPLEIAYDFSDHDAEELRKRIEAGPANIWRYAPLLPVPADVATKPNINPGWTKLVQADNLARELGVTGGLYIKDDSGNPTHSFKDRVVAQAIEAARAFGFTTLSCSSTGNLAGAVGAAAARAGFRSCVFIPHDLEQGKVVMAAVYGGELVGIEGNYDDVNRFCSELIGDPAGEGWGFVNVNLRPYYAEGSKTLAYEICEQLGWRLPDQIVVPIASGSQLTKIDKGLKELIELGLVEDKPYKIFGAQAEGCSPVSTAFKAGHDVVRPQKPNTIAKSLAIGNPADGPYVLDIARRTGGAVEDVTDEQVVDAIKLLARTEGIFAETAGGVTVGVTKKLIENGVLDPSLTTVVLNTGDGLKTLDAVAGTGLTATIRPNLDSFREAGLA, from the coding sequence ATGGCTGTGCAGACTGCCGAAACCTCCACGAACCCCGCCGACGGCACCGTCGACCTCGGCCCCGCCGCCGCGCTGAGCTGCCGGGAGTGCGGCCACCGGGTTCCGCTCGGACCGGTCTTCGCCTGCGAAGAGTGTTTCGGCCCCCTCGAGATCGCCTACGACTTCTCGGACCACGACGCCGAGGAACTGCGCAAGCGGATCGAAGCGGGCCCCGCGAACATCTGGCGCTACGCCCCCCTGCTGCCCGTCCCGGCCGACGTCGCGACCAAGCCGAACATCAACCCCGGCTGGACCAAGCTCGTCCAGGCCGACAACCTCGCCCGCGAACTGGGCGTCACCGGCGGGCTGTACATCAAGGACGACTCCGGCAACCCCACGCACTCCTTCAAGGACCGCGTCGTCGCCCAGGCCATCGAGGCCGCCCGCGCCTTCGGCTTCACCACCCTGTCCTGCTCCTCCACCGGCAACCTCGCCGGTGCCGTCGGCGCCGCCGCCGCCCGGGCCGGCTTCCGCTCCTGCGTGTTCATCCCGCACGACCTGGAGCAGGGCAAGGTCGTCATGGCCGCCGTCTACGGCGGTGAGCTGGTCGGCATCGAGGGCAACTACGACGACGTGAACCGCTTCTGCTCCGAGCTGATCGGCGACCCGGCCGGCGAGGGCTGGGGCTTCGTCAACGTCAACCTGCGCCCCTACTACGCCGAGGGTTCCAAGACCCTCGCCTACGAGATCTGCGAGCAGCTCGGCTGGCGGCTGCCCGACCAGATCGTCGTGCCGATCGCGTCCGGCTCCCAGCTGACGAAGATCGACAAGGGGCTGAAGGAGCTGATCGAGCTGGGTCTGGTCGAGGACAAGCCCTACAAGATCTTCGGCGCGCAGGCCGAGGGCTGCTCGCCGGTCTCCACGGCGTTCAAGGCCGGGCACGACGTGGTCCGCCCGCAGAAGCCGAACACCATCGCCAAGTCGCTGGCCATCGGCAACCCGGCCGACGGCCCCTACGTCCTCGACATCGCCCGCCGCACCGGCGGCGCCGTGGAGGACGTGACCGACGAGCAGGTCGTGGACGCGATCAAGCTGCTCGCCCGCACGGAGGGCATCTTCGCGGAGACGGCGGGCGGCGTGACGGTCGGCGTCACCAAGAAGCTGATCGAGAACGGCGTCCTCGACCCGTCGCTCACCACCGTCGTCCTGAACACCGGCGACGGCCTGAAGACCCTCGACGCGGTGGCCGGCACCGGCCTCACCGCCACCATCCGCCCGAACCTGGACTCCTTCCGAGAGGCTGGCCTCGCATGA
- a CDS encoding glucosyl-3-phosphoglycerate synthase, translated as MLEEVERWLNARSWSAADRPVQHLLSAKHATGQSVSVVLPALDEEATVGDIVSVIRRELVLGVPLVDEIVVVDSGSSDRTSEVAAAAGARVVHRDAILPRIPAVPGKGEVLWRSLLVTGGDIVCFVDADLREFSADFVSGIVGPLLTDPDVHLVKAMYDRPLAGAAGQGGRVTELMARPLLNMHWPQLAGFVQPLGGEYAARRSLLERLPFPVGYGVELGMLVDALHLVGLDALAQVDVGVRVHRHQDGRALGRMAAAIYRTAQLRLARGHLVRPALTQFERGVDGFEPRTYAVDTEERPPMTEIAEYAARRVA; from the coding sequence GTGCTGGAAGAAGTCGAGCGCTGGCTGAACGCACGCTCCTGGTCGGCCGCGGACCGGCCGGTCCAGCACCTTCTGTCCGCCAAGCACGCCACCGGGCAGTCGGTCAGCGTGGTGCTGCCCGCGCTGGACGAGGAGGCGACGGTCGGCGACATCGTCTCGGTGATCCGCCGGGAGCTGGTGCTCGGGGTCCCGCTCGTCGACGAGATCGTGGTCGTGGACTCCGGGTCGAGCGACCGCACGTCCGAGGTGGCCGCTGCGGCCGGGGCGCGCGTCGTCCACCGGGACGCGATCCTGCCCCGCATCCCCGCCGTGCCCGGCAAGGGCGAGGTGCTGTGGCGTTCGCTGCTGGTCACCGGCGGGGACATCGTCTGCTTCGTCGACGCGGACCTGCGCGAGTTCTCCGCCGACTTCGTCTCCGGGATCGTGGGCCCGCTGCTCACCGATCCGGACGTGCACCTGGTCAAGGCCATGTACGACCGCCCGCTGGCCGGGGCGGCCGGGCAGGGCGGCCGGGTCACGGAGCTGATGGCCCGCCCGCTGCTCAACATGCACTGGCCGCAGCTGGCCGGCTTCGTCCAGCCGCTGGGCGGGGAGTACGCGGCCCGCCGCTCCCTGCTGGAACGGCTCCCCTTCCCGGTCGGCTACGGCGTCGAGCTGGGCATGCTGGTCGACGCCCTGCACCTGGTGGGCCTGGACGCGCTCGCGCAGGTCGACGTCGGGGTCCGCGTCCACCGCCACCAGGACGGGCGGGCGCTGGGCCGGATGGCCGCGGCGATCTACCGCACCGCCCAGCTCCGGCTGGCCCGCGGCCACCTGGTGCGCCCGGCCCTCACCCAGTTCGAGCGGGGCGTCGACGGCTTCGAGCCGCGCACCTACGCCGTCGACACCGAGGAACGGCCGCCGATGACGGAGATCGCGGAGTACGCGGCCCGGAGGGTGGCCTAG
- a CDS encoding alpha,alpha-trehalose-phosphate synthase (UDP-forming), whose protein sequence is MASSFGAAQVLVASNRGPVSYEVREDGSLHAKRGGGGLVSGLSAIGPDAGALWVCSALSDGDREAVRRGVGEDGVRMLDVPADVHADAYNGIANSVLWFVHHMLYQTPLEPVFDAEFRRQWASYEAYNRAFAEALAEEAAEGAVAVVQDYHLTLVPGMLRELRPDLRIGHFSHTPWAPVDYFRLLPDDIAEQVLRGMLGADRLGFLTRRWADAFTACCDAVVGGLGGTEIGVHGLGADGDFLRGRSHEADVEERMAELREQIGEGRRTIVRVDRTELSKNIVRGLLAYRELLAGRPEWRERVVHVAFAYPSRQDLAVYREYTAEVERVANAVNEEFGTPGWTPVVLNLKDDFARSLAAYRLADVALVNPVRDGMNLVAKEVPVVSDAGCALVLSREAGAYEELGEDAVVVNPYDVVGTADALHAALGLPAGDRAERSKRLAAAGTALPPARWFLEQLEALRG, encoded by the coding sequence ATGGCTTCAAGCTTCGGTGCTGCTCAGGTGCTGGTCGCCTCCAACCGGGGGCCGGTCTCGTACGAGGTGCGGGAGGACGGGTCGCTGCACGCCAAGCGGGGCGGTGGCGGGCTCGTGTCGGGACTGTCGGCCATCGGGCCCGACGCGGGGGCGCTGTGGGTGTGCTCGGCGCTGTCCGACGGGGACCGCGAGGCGGTGCGGCGCGGGGTCGGCGAGGACGGCGTACGGATGCTGGACGTGCCGGCCGACGTGCACGCGGACGCGTACAACGGGATCGCCAACTCGGTGCTGTGGTTCGTGCACCACATGCTCTACCAGACGCCCCTGGAGCCGGTCTTCGACGCGGAGTTCCGGCGGCAGTGGGCCTCCTACGAGGCGTACAACCGGGCCTTCGCCGAGGCGCTGGCCGAGGAGGCGGCCGAGGGCGCGGTCGCGGTCGTGCAGGACTACCACCTGACGCTGGTGCCGGGGATGCTGCGCGAGCTGCGTCCGGATCTGCGCATCGGCCACTTCTCGCACACGCCCTGGGCCCCGGTCGACTACTTCCGGCTGCTGCCGGACGACATCGCCGAGCAGGTGCTGCGCGGGATGCTCGGCGCCGACCGGCTCGGCTTCCTCACCCGGCGCTGGGCCGACGCGTTCACCGCCTGCTGCGACGCCGTGGTGGGCGGGCTCGGCGGCACGGAGATCGGCGTGCACGGGCTCGGCGCCGACGGGGACTTCCTGCGGGGGCGCTCGCACGAGGCCGACGTCGAGGAGCGGATGGCGGAGCTGCGGGAGCAGATCGGGGAGGGCCGCCGCACCATCGTGCGGGTGGACCGCACCGAGCTGTCCAAGAACATCGTGCGCGGTCTGCTGGCCTACCGGGAGCTGCTGGCCGGGCGGCCGGAGTGGCGCGAGCGGGTCGTGCACGTCGCGTTCGCCTACCCCTCGCGGCAGGACCTCGCCGTGTACCGGGAGTACACGGCCGAGGTGGAGCGGGTCGCGAACGCGGTCAACGAGGAGTTCGGGACGCCGGGGTGGACGCCGGTCGTGCTGAATCTCAAGGACGACTTCGCGCGGTCGCTGGCGGCGTACCGGCTGGCGGACGTGGCACTCGTCAACCCCGTCCGGGACGGGATGAACCTGGTCGCGAAGGAGGTGCCGGTCGTCTCCGACGCGGGGTGCGCGCTGGTGCTGTCGCGGGAGGCGGGCGCGTACGAGGAGCTGGGCGAGGACGCGGTGGTGGTCAACCCGTACGACGTGGTGGGCACGGCGGACGCGCTGCACGCGGCGCTCGGCCTGCCGGCGGGGGACCGGGCCGAGCGCTCGAAGCGGCTGGCGGCCGCCGGCACCGCGCTGCCCCCGGCCCGGTGGTTCCTGGAGCAGCTGGAGGCGCTGCGGGGCTGA
- the otsB gene encoding trehalose-phosphatase: MGSHQDSTRDDSPPPLPTPATAAGREGLDALLADPGRAVVALDFDGTLAPIVPDPDRARAHPDAVPALAALAPKVASIAVITGRPAEVAVHHGGFANVPGLDRLVVLGHYGAERWDAATDTLTTPEPHPGVAAVRAELPGLLERSGSAAQGTWTEDKGHAVAVHTRRAPDPQAAFDTLRAPLTGLASRHGLIVEPGRMVLELRPPGMDKGAALRSYVHSLDAACVLFAGDDLGDLPAYAAVDTLRTEGTPGLLVCSGSDEVTELRKRADVEVPGPAGVVALLAALARRLA; encoded by the coding sequence ATGGGCAGCCACCAGGACTCCACCCGAGACGACTCCCCACCGCCCCTGCCGACGCCCGCGACGGCGGCCGGACGCGAAGGGCTCGACGCCCTCCTCGCCGACCCCGGCCGCGCGGTGGTCGCGCTCGACTTCGACGGCACGCTCGCCCCGATCGTGCCCGACCCCGACCGGGCCCGCGCCCACCCGGACGCCGTACCGGCGCTCGCGGCCCTGGCCCCGAAGGTCGCCTCGATCGCGGTGATCACCGGACGCCCCGCCGAGGTCGCCGTCCACCACGGCGGTTTCGCGAACGTCCCCGGCCTGGACCGCCTCGTGGTCCTCGGCCACTACGGCGCCGAGCGCTGGGACGCCGCCACCGACACCCTCACCACGCCCGAGCCGCACCCCGGCGTCGCCGCCGTCCGCGCCGAGCTGCCAGGTCTCCTTGAGCGGTCCGGGTCGGCGGCGCAGGGCACCTGGACGGAGGACAAGGGCCACGCGGTCGCCGTCCACACCCGCCGCGCCCCCGACCCGCAGGCCGCCTTCGACACCCTGCGCGCCCCGCTCACCGGCCTGGCCTCCCGGCACGGCCTGATCGTCGAGCCGGGCCGCATGGTCCTGGAACTGCGCCCACCCGGCATGGACAAGGGCGCGGCGCTGCGGTCGTACGTCCACTCCCTCGACGCCGCCTGCGTCCTCTTCGCCGGTGACGACCTCGGGGACCTCCCGGCCTACGCGGCCGTCGACACCCTCCGCACCGAGGGCACTCCGGGCCTGCTGGTCTGCAGCGGCAGCGACGAGGTGACGGAGCTGAGGAAACGCGCGGACGTCGAGGTGCCCGGCCCCGCCGGAGTGGTGGCCCTGCTGGCGGCCCTCGCGCGCCGGCTGGCCTGA
- a CDS encoding DUF3263 domain-containing protein: MEPGELAERERSILALERRGFTGPGAKERAIREELGLAPVRYYQLLNALLDDPRALATDPVTVNRLRRVRQSRRTDR, encoded by the coding sequence ATGGAACCGGGAGAGCTGGCCGAGCGGGAGCGGAGCATCCTCGCGCTGGAACGCCGTGGCTTCACCGGCCCCGGCGCCAAGGAGCGCGCCATCCGCGAGGAGCTGGGCCTGGCCCCCGTCCGCTACTACCAGCTCCTCAACGCCCTGCTCGACGACCCCCGCGCCCTGGCGACCGACCCGGTGACGGTCAACCGCCTGCGCCGCGTACGGCAGTCGCGCCGCACGGACCGCTGA
- a CDS encoding extracellular solute-binding protein has translation MQRRRTGTIAVVSALGMTAVLGGCGLTGDSEGVTLKLVAADYGDSKDNSSQKYWDELVKSYEAKNPDVQVDVSVYSWTDVDRKVREMVEAGEAPDMAQIGAYSDYADKDLLYRADDVLSIPVQADFVSQLAAAGQVNGVQYGLPFAASTRVLFYNRTLFDKAGVQPPKSWDDLAEAAEALKDKGVKYPYALPLGAEEAQAETMQWMLSGEGGYTDDVGTYSVDSPQNVTTFTWLRDELVGKGLTGPVAPGKLNRADAFAAFAAGDVGMLNGHPSLMKMASDKGVKYGMVTTPGIDGESKNTLGVSDWMTAFKKNGHQDEIGDFLDFVYSEENVLDFSREYDLLPVTTSASQTMSAAPEDENLKPFLDELLLSELYPVGKTSWASVSADVKKRIGQAVATGASPEEVLGQIQATAMKAGSAE, from the coding sequence GTGCAGCGGCGTAGGACAGGAACGATCGCGGTGGTGTCCGCACTGGGCATGACGGCGGTCCTCGGCGGCTGCGGTCTCACCGGCGACTCCGAAGGGGTGACCCTGAAGCTCGTCGCCGCCGACTACGGCGACAGCAAGGACAACAGCTCCCAGAAGTACTGGGACGAGCTGGTCAAGTCCTACGAGGCCAAGAACCCCGACGTGCAGGTGGACGTCAGCGTCTACTCCTGGACCGACGTCGACCGCAAGGTCCGCGAGATGGTCGAGGCGGGCGAGGCGCCCGACATGGCGCAGATCGGCGCCTACTCCGACTACGCGGACAAGGACCTGCTCTACCGGGCCGACGACGTGCTCTCCATCCCGGTCCAGGCCGACTTCGTCTCCCAGCTGGCCGCCGCGGGCCAGGTCAACGGCGTGCAGTACGGCCTGCCCTTCGCCGCCTCCACCCGCGTGCTCTTCTACAACAGGACCCTCTTCGACAAGGCCGGGGTCCAGCCGCCCAAGTCCTGGGACGACCTCGCCGAGGCCGCCGAGGCGCTCAAGGACAAGGGCGTGAAGTACCCCTACGCCCTGCCGCTGGGCGCCGAGGAGGCGCAGGCCGAGACGATGCAGTGGATGCTCAGCGGCGAGGGCGGCTACACCGACGACGTCGGCACCTACTCCGTCGACTCCCCGCAGAACGTCACCACCTTCACCTGGCTGCGGGACGAGCTGGTCGGCAAGGGCCTCACCGGCCCCGTCGCCCCCGGCAAGCTCAACCGTGCCGACGCCTTCGCCGCCTTCGCGGCCGGCGACGTGGGCATGCTCAACGGGCACCCCTCGCTGATGAAGATGGCGTCCGACAAGGGCGTGAAGTACGGCATGGTGACCACCCCCGGCATCGACGGCGAGAGCAAGAACACCCTCGGGGTCTCCGACTGGATGACGGCCTTCAAGAAGAACGGCCACCAGGACGAGATCGGCGACTTCCTCGACTTCGTCTACAGCGAGGAGAACGTCCTCGACTTCTCCCGCGAGTACGACCTGCTGCCGGTGACCACCTCCGCCTCCCAGACCATGAGCGCCGCGCCGGAGGACGAGAACCTCAAGCCGTTCCTGGACGAGCTGCTGCTCTCCGAGCTGTACCCGGTCGGCAAGACCTCCTGGGCCTCGGTCAGCGCGGACGTCAAGAAGCGCATCGGCCAGGCGGTCGCCACGGGCGCCAGCCCCGAGGAGGTCCTCGGCCAGATCCAGGCGACGGCGATGAAGGCGGGCAGCGCGGAGTAG
- a CDS encoding ROK family protein: MRHVIALDVGGTGMKAALAGPGGELLHQARRATGRERGPEAVVAGILDFAAELRAYGADRFGEPARAAGVAVPGIVDAERGVAVYAANLGWRDVPLRTLLGERLGGIPVALGHDVRTGGLAEGRIGAGQGADRFLFVPLGTGIAGAIGIDGRVEAGAHGFAGEIGHVVVRPGGIACPCGQRGCLERFASASAVSQAWAQACGDPGADAADCAKAVESGDARALAVWQDAVDALADGLVTALTLLDPRVLIIGGGLAEAGETLFTPLRDAVRRRVTFQKLPEIVPAALGDTAGCLGAGLMAWDLLDTAAPPASPAPPASTSTASTAATAATPPEVTT, translated from the coding sequence GTGAGACATGTCATCGCCCTCGATGTGGGCGGCACCGGGATGAAGGCCGCCCTGGCGGGGCCTGGGGGCGAGCTGCTGCACCAGGCACGCCGGGCAACCGGCCGCGAGCGGGGACCCGAGGCGGTCGTCGCGGGCATCCTGGACTTCGCCGCCGAGCTGCGGGCCTACGGCGCGGACCGGTTCGGCGAGCCGGCCCGCGCCGCCGGCGTCGCGGTCCCCGGCATCGTCGACGCCGAGCGCGGCGTCGCCGTGTACGCGGCCAACCTCGGCTGGCGCGACGTGCCGCTGCGGACGCTGCTCGGCGAACGGCTCGGCGGTATTCCGGTCGCCCTCGGCCACGACGTGCGCACCGGCGGCCTCGCCGAGGGCCGGATCGGGGCCGGTCAGGGCGCCGACCGGTTCCTGTTCGTGCCGCTGGGCACCGGGATCGCGGGCGCCATCGGCATCGACGGCCGGGTCGAGGCGGGCGCCCACGGCTTCGCGGGCGAGATCGGCCACGTCGTCGTGCGCCCCGGCGGCATCGCCTGCCCGTGCGGTCAGCGCGGCTGCCTGGAGCGCTTCGCCTCCGCGTCGGCGGTCAGCCAGGCGTGGGCCCAGGCCTGCGGCGACCCCGGGGCGGACGCGGCCGACTGCGCCAAGGCCGTCGAGTCGGGGGACGCCCGCGCGCTCGCCGTGTGGCAGGACGCCGTGGACGCGCTCGCCGACGGGCTGGTCACCGCGCTCACCCTGCTGGACCCACGCGTCCTGATCATCGGTGGCGGCCTCGCCGAGGCGGGGGAAACCTTGTTCACACCGCTGCGGGACGCCGTCCGGCGGCGCGTCACCTTCCAGAAACTGCCGGAGATCGTCCCCGCCGCACTCGGGGACACCGCCGGTTGCCTGGGTGCCGGGCTGATGGCCTGGGACCTGCTCGACACCGCTGCTCCGCCTGCTTCGCCAGCTCCGCCCGCTTCGACTTCCACAGCTTCCACGGCCGCCACGGCCGCGACTCCCCCGGAGGTAACCACCTGA